Within the Arachis duranensis cultivar V14167 chromosome 10, aradu.V14167.gnm2.J7QH, whole genome shotgun sequence genome, the region TCCTGACAAGGCGTTATTGTTGAGACGCCTATTTCAGAGGGCAGGAAGAATTAATTTGCAGGTAATAACATTTGATACTTTAATAAAAAACATTATCAGCAAACACGTGCAACAATGATTACCAAATAGCAAGTTTTGCAAGTTTCATGCAGGAAAgagttaaaaatagaataagcCTATCACTAATATAAACTTatattgaaacatgaaaaaaaagagagagtaaAAGATAGAGGGCATGGATGCATGACAGTTCACCGAAGTTACTTAACAAATATAACTATATGATTAAGCATGAGAGTGGACCTTTGACCATATTTAATTAGTGCttcatttattcatttttacaACCACTGAGCACTATCATTAATTACCATATATTTCATGCAATTCAACACACTCATTATTGAGTCAAATAGAAGTACTAGcaacaataaaaatatgaaagataCTTTTCCTATAGGTATATGCTCATTTATACCACAGCCTTTATTGGAAATGAAATAGCATGTCGCAGACAATGTACTCTACCACTAACTATATTGCATGGGAAATCAAACAATAAATTGGATGCTGAAAAGGTAAAGGGAGAAACGAAATTGAAATCAAGTCAAATATATTTTGCATATAAATATGAGAATAAGGAAAGTATTTCATACAGCACGCGTAGATAACTAAGCTTGCCCAATGTAGCTGGTATTGGACCAGTTAGCACATTCAAGTAAAGATCCAAGCTCACCAAGTTTTTCAAATTTCCAAGCTCGTCTGGGATTTTTccacttatattattattaaaaagctCCCTGTAATTGAAACCCCCCGAATATAAACTCAAAAGATTTTGATAATGAAATAATCTGATCACAAAGAGTATATGGATAGCAACTTACAGGTACTGTAAATTTGGTAGATTACCAAGGTTTGGAACCAGTGTACCCGATAGATCTGCATTTCCAAGATCACTGACCAGAAAGGGGTTAATAATCACTATACAGACAACCAATCATAAATAAACAGGAAATCTTAAATGTTACATATCAACTTACAGACGGGTCACACTATTATCACTATTGCATGTAACATGAAACCATGTGCATGGATTGACAAGGGTGGCATCCCAGCTTTGAAGAACATTGTTAGGATCTTGTAGGTTGCTCTTCAATGCATTTAGGGCATCACCTGTGTTAGATAGAAGCAATATTCAGGTGCAAAGATATTCATTATTATGTTGTGTGGTCTCCACATTTATGGTGCAATGCGAAATATTGTCAGATTTAGGAATCACAAACATGAATCCCAACTTCAATGAGTCAACCCTAGTAGCCTCCATCTCACAATTAACTAACTCACAAGAAAAGATTAAACTTTAAAGCGAATGGAAAGCCACTTCTTTTTCtccaaggacaaaagcatttcCACAAACCACTCTGAGATAAAGAAGCCTCCCATACTATTAGAATCACCAATTATGGTGATATCCTGTACTAAAGATTGAACATTCCCTACTCAATAATCAACAAATAAGTGAATAACCCAAACTAATGACACAGATACAAGGGTATCATCAAACTAAGAAAAACCATAAAGCCATTCAATTCTATCAACTCATATATTACAACTAGGGAAGCATTAAGTTGAAACTTAACAAAAGCTACTCCAAGTGTATTATTAAGTTCTCCAGTTCTAATACATGAACCAGCTACAATAAAGCCGAAAGGGAATCAAGTAGAtcaaaaagaaaagacaaaaggAACAAGTAGCTTAATTGGGGTAAAATTTCCCCACCCTGATCATTTAAAGCACCTGCTTAATGGGAACAATTAAAACACAATAGAGAGCAAGGACAAAAGGGAACCACCCACCTTCTGCATTGCCAGAGACCTTAAGCACCAAATCAAGCACCAAAATTGcacaaacaagaaaagaacCCTTGCAAGTTGAAGTCACCATCTCCACGTTTCCCACACTAATCTTCACCTACACCTTCATAATAATCAAGTCATAAAAACAATTGATTCACTAATTCACAGACCCCTCTGTGTCCTATTCGATCTACATGATACCCTTCAAGCTCAGCAGCATCTTGACCTCGTTGACCAACCGAAAACAAAAAGGAAGCACTTTGGACTTGGAAGATGAGGCAGAATCGAAGTCTGGGTAGTTGCAAGTTGCGTTCTTTTTTGTGTCTGAGGTCTTAGTTGGGAATCTGGAGGTGAAATCAGAGATGGGTGTGGGGAGTTTCAGCTGAAAAATGCAGGGAACACGGTCGACGGAAGAGAGTCAATGAATGCTGCATCCTGTGTTAGAATTTTCGACCTTCTAATAATAGTAGTTGTTGTTGTGATAACGATGAGAGCTGAGTTGGCGCATTAATATCTGGCGGCTCGGTTTCTAACCAAagaatgtttaattttttattaataaagtttgaaaatttaaagtttCGTGTATGTATAaataagagtaaagtatcaaTTCGGTCTCTGtccattttttaaaatgttaagaCGATCTTTAACCAAAAATAAGTTTTATTACGGTCTCTGACCCTGAACTTCGTCTGCCAATCCGATCTTTCTGTCATTTTCATAGCGGAAAGTCGACAGAAAATACTGAGGTATGAAGGCTAGGGTATGACACGGATGGCTCGGATTGTTACGTGGAAGATGAAAATCCTACGTGACAAGATGAAATGGACAAGGGCCTTTCTGTCCTCGTCCAAAAAACAAAAACGATGGCGTTTTAAGGGTTTAGGGTGTCGTTTGGTTTCGCGCCTTATATGTTATCCCCTAAAGACCCCTTGTCTCTATAATACAATTACATTATAAACCGTAGCAGACAACTCTCTTCTCCATTAAGGCAGTGGTGACTGGTGAAAATCTTGGTGACAAGGTTGCTAACGAAGCTCTTGACGGAGACGTGGATGGTTGTTGGACGGCGCTCTTGACGGAAGTTGGATGGTTCGGCACACAGCAGTGATTGCTGAGGGACCGGGTTGGTAGACGGAGTTCAGGATTAGGGACCGTAATAGAACGTGTTTTTTATTAAGGATCGTCTTGACATTTTGGGAAATGGACAGGGACCGTGTTGGTACTTTACTCTATAAATAAAGGTTGACAATAAGCATTAcaataacatataattttttttctgagTTGTTAAgttgtaatatatataatattaataaatatataagttatttctattattattgtgagataattatattgataaatattaatattagagtcttttatttatattttttattttatatttattatatctttttgtttatttattttacaacacgttatcagcacgtgATAAACtacaattttatgatttatcttgtgtcttatttggtggattttatcaacttttttcacatttattcactaaaatagtatggttttataattttttttaatttgtgcttaagagtgaaaacatactttttaagctttaaaatagctaaatttaattcactttaattccattcgatgtcttgatatgtttgttgagtgatttcaggcttaTAAGgtaaggattggatgaaagaagtgaagaaaaaagcatgcaaaatggagaattcatgaagaaatgagtatTTGAAGGATTCATGGCCACGTGCACGCGTCTTCCATGCGTACACGTGAGAGGGAATTTTaccaagcgacgcgtacgcgtcatccatgcgtacgcgtcgatttcTGAGCCATCCAATCCCAAATCCAACTTATTTCTGAAGCTATTAGAGGCTGATTTCAAGATGGATCAAACGGAGAGCAATTAGGACTAGATTAGAAACATGTTTTAGGTCACATTCTAGAGACAGAagctttctcttctctctagaattaggttagattaGGATAGATTCCTCTTAGATATAGGTTTAATTGTtgttttgatttacttttctttgcTATTTATTGTTCTtacatctttacttttctagttttatttgttatttctttttatttgttgcCTTTATGTTCATGCACTCTTGttgatttaatttcattaatacaatttatgtttgatatttttttgtttaattggCTTGTTATTGTCATTTTCTTGCCTTGGGTagttattagattttattattgttacagTTTtaatatgctttccttttatgccttccaagtgtttgataaaatgtttggttggattttagagtataTTTTGGTACTCTTGACTTGTGATTGAGGACTTAGGTCTCTTGAGATCATTGATGTCCAGTTTCATTGGTGATTTAGGGTTGTTAATTGGTTCTAAGACCAATTATGTCCACTTGACTTAATCCTCCGATGTTAGAAGgcaactaagtggaattaatcCTTTGTAATCACCATATTGTGGTCAATGATCCAAGATAGGAACCCTTGACCCTTGATCCTTGTCAAGACCCATTTTAGTTGTtagttttactttcttgcaatttacattttttgttaATCAAACCCAAAAACCTCCAAAAGATATaattataaccaataataaacacacttccctgcaattccttgagagacgactcgaggtttaaatGCTTCGGTTATTTTTGTTGGATTTGTACTTGtcacaaataaattaaactttgattgaggattgtttgttggtttggaactatacttgcaacgtgattatttttgtgaaaattcctAACCGACATTAATCCTccgtcaagtttttggcaccgttgccagggaattgcaatgtgtgcttgttattggttattgttcatatgtgaatattgtgaatatatttgtcttttacttgtttgttagtttttgttagttgtaGGACTTTGTTTGCTTAattcttgttagtttttgtttttattttctattgctactatgaattctcataactttggctatgagtgtggttacaattatgttgcaagAAATGGGAATCataatgagaacatgcatcaaggatggaacaatcaaaagTGGAAAGAGCCCCAAGATTATAgacaaccctcttggcaacaacctccaccaatgtacTATGAGCAAGAGCCATTCCAAGATGCATACCaacccaatggctatggtggacCCCTTTGTGGTTATCAACCAcacccaccatatgcctatgagcccTCTCCTCAATATAGTCCttaaccaccatactcacaagtcccctaccaccaaacacctccatatgatcctaacccatatccaccataccaagaACCATATGAGACATATGAACCATACTTAGAGCCACAaccattccaacatcaatatcccaagaaccaccaccttaatatgcaccatctccatattcttACCAATATGagccaccttcctattatgaactcTTTCTCCCAAATAAGGAATcttcctatccaccccaaaccccAATGAATGATTCTCTCACTTCATTACTTCAAGAGCAACGTGAAGCTCAAAGGAGGCATCTAGAATGCATGGCTACCTTGACCAAAGTAATAAACAACTTAGCCTCCCAACGCTTAAGCAATCAAAGCACTCCTATggtcacatgtggagaatcaaatgaagagcgtagtatgaaggagagattagaaAATTTGGTGGAGAATGAGAAATTGaattttgtattggaacaattggaggaagccgtaattgttgaagaggaagaagtggttgaagacttaggagatgtggaacctccatgggaatctcaAGTCATATAGCCTCCTTCCAAgaagtttgaatttgatgttgaggagggtgtataacctccaaagcatatcatggttgaagactttgaagaggttgattaagagatggattcaataaTTGATGAGTttttatctacaattgaatcctctcccattagACTTAAAAAAGAGGTTAAGCAAGAAGGTGCACAATCTCCCATGCCCTTgtaaagcaatgaagaagaaattgactTGGAAGAAAGCTACAAAGAGGTGGAGGTAAATCAAGAAGAGcacaaaggagtggagcttgcaagaacATTGGAGacacctctccccaagccatcaccatccatcatttcattcaagtgggtaaatctcttatctctaagctttattattccacttgaatatggtttgcttgagatggatggtcaacttagagctctttctggctttaagagcaaaaggaagatggttagtggttggaaacaaCACTCAAGGTTCGTTATGGTTAAGAGCTCAAAGTCTAATTGCAAAGGTTGGTGTGGAGCTTAATTTCTTGGGTTTAGGAAGTTGTTTGGGTGTTTACTTGAGAATTTGGATCACTTGCCACCCGATGGGAAttatgatgatcaacttgaagacgggtatagaaacaagatttgggatcccagcgtatatgaggatcaattttgggagcccttagcttgtgtggaactccatcaaatcttggggttattgattttgaactttggagcttattggaagtccaagcattggtggaagttcgaagatgagtacaagcacaagccaccatgacaaggagcttttcaaatgtccaacttaaggacaataaataaaagtgctaggagggagacaccccacgatggtaacatctttttattttatcttttgtaaatattgataaattagtttaatttcatgtttagtttggtttttttagtttatttggtagtctagtatgttaaataaggtttgaTGGTGTCTTTGTAGCTATTTGGATTCTTGGAATGCTTGGGGTAGTGCtagaacttgaaaaattaaaaaaattaaaaatagagcACCCTCGCATGCATACACGTCACCCACGATATAggtgtgtatatatgtatggGTGCAATGATATGATATAGgtgtgtatatatgtgaattggAGCTTAATTGTAAATGTTGGATGCTTGGTGAAACTTTGGAGGTTGAATTTTGGTGGTAGAACTTGTGAGCCTGCCTTGTGGGTTGCCTTTAGGTTATACGagaaaatcggccaaggtattgttttgatttctcgtatataatatataatattttgtgaaaaacttaggctagatgacttAAGATAAGTTGAATTGTATGTTTGATGCATGTTGGGTGGTTTTAGTTGATGCCGTGTGTGTTGGGTTGTATATGATGTTGGATGATATGAATGTGGTGGATGGTTGATTTAGTAATGTATGAATAATGTTATGTTAATGAGTAAGTTGAAGATTAAGGTCCAGTTTGggtaaataacttaattaagcttcttttaaaaaaacagcttaaacaataaatgactatattaaaagtagcttataaataagttattttgtatttggattcttagttctaaaagtgcttattttataaaaatgtggtaaaaagtagtagtattatgagagaagtcatttttttaacttctctataagctcttaaatagcttcttagaaagttgcaatttggttttgaaaattgcaccagacattaatactactactttttataagtcaaaaactcaaaaaagtTACTTTTGAAGCTTCCCAAATGGGCCCTAAATTATGttgagttttgaatttttgaggttgaaattgaggtaTATGTATGTTAATGAGTAATGGAATGATTGAGAAGGATTGGGATTAAATATAGTTTGTTTGTGGTTggtttgaaaacttgaaattttgaattgagttggaaatgtggtaaaaatagaggtttggtGTTTTAGTTGAAAAACTTGATTTTAATGAACTTCGGCGGTCTATAACTAGAGCCTCTAATTTTGGATGGGAATGAAATTTGTCTCAAATCAAAGATAGTTTTACAAGCTTTAAAAAAGGTATAAATTTTGAAGGAAatggaattttgtagaggaagttatggacGTCGGAAGTTTTGtgcaaaaattgaaattttcttAAGTTACAGCAAAACCAGGTCTTCTGctttgtgtgcgtacgcacactaatGTGCACACGCGCCGAGCAGGAGCTATGTTTTCGCTTGTGCATACACACGAGCGGTGTTCGCTCGCACACCCTGTGATTTTTGGCAAACGTGCATACGCACACCatggtgcgcacgcacacacatGGACATGCTTGCTGTTGAGCGCGTCCGCACCTCCTGGTGCGTACGCACATCTTTGAAAAATTGTACAagtgtgcacacgcacacatgTGTGAGTACACACACCCTATTTTTAGcaacatatattttttgtgatttagaCATGGTTTTGCACTTCTTAACTTCTATTGTTTACCCTTTAAGACCCTAGAAATGAGTTGTACTGGTAGTGAAAGGGTTTGAACTAGGAAGGTGAAATAACTTggagatgaagaaagcttgAGAAGTGATGAATTAGGTAAGGAATAAATGTTACATCTGAGAACTCTTTCTTAAAAGTGCGACCCCAGGAGATTGTGAAAGGTGAGGATCCCCTTCTTTGTTCCTCCTGGTATTGTAAAATTGCCTCCAGCGAGATGATGGGAGGTTAAAATCCCCTCCTTTATTCCTCCTGGCATATGAGAACGTACCCCCTGGATAAACACAAGGGTTGTGATTTcgcccacttgctccaggttggtaGTATAGAGGCTCCCCAAGTAGATGCAAGGATGTGGTTCgccccacttgctccgggttatCATGAATAATGTATAAAAGTACAAATATATGATGTATAAGTGATGTTATGGCTATAATGAATTGTTATGAAATGAGTATGAATGAGCATGAATGAAAATGAGGTTTTGTACTAattttatctgagatacgagtttctctGGGTAAAGAGCAGTGGCTTGCCACCATGGGCTCCAGGTTGAGagtcgatactctgttgaccctacaacgtaagggtgaccgggcacgtaTAAACTTTCGGAAAGGATATCCCCTAATGAGAAAGATTTATATATGACAAAAAGCTAtccatagactcttggggatgcacgtcgaggGCCAGTCCAGGTTTTAGCAGCCGGATTTGTCGGGTTGACTTGATAACCGACAGGTAAggctcatcagccataggacaggcatgcatcatatacaTATTGTTTGATTTGCTTTCTTGTGCATTAATTGGGAATCCCTAAGTGAACTTACTATGTTTAATTGTTATATTTGCTATCTGCAGTACTTATATTCTACCCATGTTTGCCATTGTCTGCTTGTTTATTTGTGTGGTTTCACCGATGTTGGAGGATTGGAGGAAAGGCAGAAGAGTTGAGGGTTTTAGTATGGTTTTGGTTAGGTCTAGGAATCCTTAGAGGGCCACCCTAATTTATGGTTTCTGCTTTAGTCCTTTAGgttttataatctgagtgtcggcgttctaggattaTCTCTAACTTTTTcgggaccttatatcttatgtatgCGGCAccattaccatgctgagaacccccggttctcattccatatggATATTTGTGTTTCTCAGATGCAGGTTGAGAGGCACCTCACTAGGCGTCTGGAGTTCTTTGCAGTGAAGTGGGGCTTTTGGGAGTTTACATTTTGTTCTATTTTGTTATATCTATATGTATATACTCTTCTTATATATATGCTTTACTTTTGCACCCcatagaggtttatggagaactAGAGTTGCTTTTATGTATTTTGGGttatggatttctatatatatgtataaatattcTCCAGCCAGCCTTAGCTTTGTAGGCTGAGTTAAGAGCTTGGTTATTTTGTACCTTTGACCTTCTATTCTCACTTTCTATACACATATGTTTATGTATCTTAGCTTCCTTCGTACGCAAGTAATCCTTATTcctgagcgttgcgcttttaatCTTGTGATTTGGTTTTACTTATCCTTCAAGGCTTCTCGTATACTatctgtgtggtagggtattACATTTCTTACCCTAGAAGAACGAGTGGAAGAAGAAGGCATGACGGTAGGAGTAAAATCGCCGTCCGGTCTGGAATCATCAAGAGATGGAGAAGGTGGAAGAACAGAAGGCTGTAGAGGGTGACTCGAGATAGAACCTGTAGAATCATCACTAGGAAAAAGATCAACATTGGGGTTAGTGAAAAAAGGTGACACAGTAGGAGGAATGGACTCAAAGGTGGCGAACCGAGAAAACATATGATGCTCCCAGAAGACAACATGATGAGATATACAAATACGTTTAGAGGAAGGATCCCAACAACAATAACCCTTGTGTTCAGTGCCATAACCAAGGAAACAACACATACGAGCCCGAGGTTCAAGTTTACTAAGTTCATGAggctgaagaagaacaaaacagaTACAATCAAAAACTCGAAGAGAACTGTAATCTGAAGAGGTATGATAAATACGCTCAAAGGGAGCAATGTTACCCAGAACAGAAGAAGGAAATCTATTGATAACTTGAACAGTAGTAAGAACAGCTTCACCCCAAGTCCGCTCAGGAcacgaagaagaaagaagcattGCACGAACAGAGTCAAGAATATGACGATGTTTACATTCAGCTCGTCCATTTTGTTGAGACGTACCAGGACAAGAATACTCAGACAAAGTACCTTGTTCTGCAAGAAAGGTTAAAAGTTTGGAATCACAGTCTTCCATAGCATTATCGCATCGAAAAAACTTAATGACCTTGGAAAACTGAGTTTTAATTATAGTggcaaagttaatataaatctGAGGTAACTCATGGCGATTAGTCATCAAATAAACCCAAGTAAAGCatgaataatcatcaatgaaaacAACAAAGTATCGAGCTCCTCCCATAGAAGCGGTGGGAGCGGAGCCCTAACATCAGAGTAGATAAGATCAAAAggagagcaagcaagagaggaATTATTGTGAAAAGATAAAGCATGTTGTTTGGCAGTTTGACAAGAAATACAATCAAAAGACTCATTAGGAACCTGACCCAAAATACCCTGAGACACAAGAGGATGCAATTTTTCTAAGGAGCTGTGGGCAAGACGTTGATGCCATAAGTGAagggtagaagaagaagaagaagcagcacagAGATTTGGCACAGGAGGAATATGAAGATTCTCGAGTTCAAACAACCTTCTAACCTTACGTCTAATCCCGATGATTTGTCCCATCTGACGATCCTGTACACGACAAccagaaatagaaaaagtaacATAATCAGATCAACAAGTTGACCAACAAAAATAAGACTAAAGTTaaatttgtgaatataaaaagtATCAGGGAGATTAAGAGTCGACTGGGAGATAGAAACCTTGTGTGTTGCATGCAAGAGGGAAACATTAGCAGTATTGAAAGAAGGTGTATTTGTAGTGGTAGACAAAGACGAGAAAAGATTACGCAACGGAGATATGTGATTAAAGTAACCCGAgtcaaaatatcatttaaaattacCTGGAAGAGTCGAAAAAGCAGTAGGAGTATTACCAGAAAGGGAGATAATTGGGTTGTTGACTACATCCTGGTATTCTGGTTTCGACTCGGACGCCGTACATCCGCCTTCAAGATGATCGTTTGCCAGGGGGTGTTGATTTCCAGGTTCCAGCAACGGCACCAATGTTTCGAGAGTTACCTGAAACGTTGATTTGGGCCTAAACGTGAGGTCCAGGTCCTTTTGGGTTGTAGCGTCTGACTTGTTTGGTGCCGAGGTACCGCATATCCGAGTTCCTCGTGAGgaggtgggggtggtacctgcaagggactccgatgcttaagttagcaagagtatCAGTAGGTTTATAGTGTATTGGATCTTAAGTATACCTGagagtgtcagtgtatttataggtgatgaaccaataaccaccgttgaagTAGCTCCAGTATTGATGGCAGATAACCGTCCTTTTATTAAGGGGTTGTTAAGATCTCTCTTCTAGAAGTGGGTGAAAGATATTAGGGGTTAGTTATAACTCTTTCAGAGAAAAATTATCACCTTATAGCGTTTTATCCGACCTCTCAAGAGGTTGGTCATATGATAACTGTCTTTTGGACTTTTTCTGCTTTTAGGTCTTAtgaacaataattataaaatagaatTCTCTAAGGATTCTTATAAATTACACAAAAAGTTATAccttagttaattaattaagttatcaaaatttaaattaaattaatagttaatattAACTATGATAAATCAACATACATCTAATAATAATTAGACATGTTATAAGGAATAACTTACTATTTATAGAGAATATTGAGTAGAATTTAACTAGTATAATAATGAACAAGAAAATTTTTGACCCAGCATTTTGGGCTATGCTTCAATTTCAATCTACAGATATAAAATCTTGCATATTTTATTGGATTGGGCTGTTTGCCAATGTGTACTATCGTTTCAGCCCATTTTGTACTACTCTAATGATACCACCATAAATTGGgtgttttcaataaaaatgaagTTCGCGGAGAGTTCCGCCGGGCCCAAAGCCCAAAAAAATGAAGTTTATTATACCAAAAACAAATAATCATACCAGAGTGTGTTGCGTAagcataattaaaattaatttacgtTTAttaccaatatatatatatagtcttgCGATTACACAATTGCTACGCAATTATCTTTTTTACTTTCAAAaagtttattaaataatttttttaatataaagcACTTTAATAAGCATCGAACATTTATCACTAAGatcctaaaaataaaaatactgcTAAAAGGTTCCATATAAAATTCATGGTTAAGGATGttattaatgaataatttaaattatagaaat harbors:
- the LOC107468528 gene encoding BRASSINOSTEROID INSENSITIVE 1-associated receptor kinase 1 — protein: MVTSTCKGSFLVCAILVLDLVLKVSGNAEGDALNALKSNLQDPNNVLQSWDATLVNPCTWFHVTCNSDNSVTRLDLGNADLSGTLVPNLGNLPNLQYLELFNNNISGKIPDELGNLKNLVSLDLYLNVLTGPIPATLGKLSYLRVLRLNNNALSGGIPMSLTGINSLQVLDLSNNQLKGTVPVNGSFSMFTPISFQNNPGLIQPKM